In the genome of Nocardioides marmoribigeumensis, one region contains:
- a CDS encoding lipopolysaccharide biosynthesis protein codes for MKAVTGAVARVRGDRMLSNSVLLFGTSVLMAGFGAMFWVLAARLQSPETVGLAGSLVATSDTLALFAQLGLNIALVRTMPRSDRQAADVVASVGVVATAAAVFAGGFVLLLPLTSPRLHQALDSPLADLVFVLLVAGTAVNVLSDNVFLAIDRVRSYFWLNGFVLGVAKCSLPLALAGAGVMGLYGSAGGAALLCGLASLAMILRRLQRPTSWRPSQALLHARGFAGAGYATFALTLLPQMVLPLIVINEQGPAAGAFFFVSGQIIALQNAILLAVGSSMYAESERHPERRTQVVRRGGQTMMLAGLAGAVPVILAAPLLLHVFGSAYADQGADTLRVLSLGVLGLGFNYWVAMRLRIAHRPFAMVGAQLACAALVLTLCVLAAPHGTVWVAAAWGIGQLLGGSVGYVISRTVAPLRDLPPVGATTEETDVVGPVTAL; via the coding sequence GTGAAGGCCGTGACGGGCGCCGTGGCGCGGGTCCGGGGCGACCGCATGCTCAGCAACTCGGTGCTGCTGTTCGGCACCAGCGTGCTGATGGCGGGCTTCGGGGCGATGTTCTGGGTGCTGGCCGCGCGGCTGCAGTCGCCGGAGACCGTCGGTCTCGCCGGCTCGCTGGTGGCGACCTCCGACACGCTCGCGCTGTTCGCCCAGCTGGGGCTCAACATCGCGCTGGTGCGCACGATGCCGCGCAGCGACCGCCAGGCCGCCGACGTGGTCGCCTCGGTCGGCGTGGTGGCCACGGCCGCGGCGGTCTTCGCCGGCGGTTTCGTGCTGCTGCTGCCGCTGACCTCGCCGCGCCTGCACCAGGCCCTGGACTCGCCGCTGGCGGACCTCGTGTTCGTCCTGCTCGTGGCCGGGACCGCGGTCAACGTCCTGAGCGACAACGTCTTCCTGGCGATCGACCGCGTGCGGTCCTACTTCTGGCTCAACGGCTTCGTGCTCGGCGTCGCCAAGTGCTCGCTGCCCCTCGCGCTCGCGGGCGCAGGGGTGATGGGTCTCTACGGCTCGGCCGGCGGCGCGGCATTGCTGTGCGGCCTGGCCAGCCTCGCGATGATCCTGCGCCGCCTGCAGCGCCCGACCTCGTGGCGGCCCTCGCAGGCGCTGCTGCACGCGCGCGGCTTCGCCGGCGCCGGCTACGCGACGTTCGCCCTCACCCTGCTGCCGCAGATGGTGCTGCCGCTGATCGTGATCAACGAGCAGGGGCCGGCCGCGGGGGCGTTCTTCTTCGTCAGCGGCCAGATCATCGCGCTGCAGAACGCCATCCTGCTCGCGGTCGGCAGCTCGATGTACGCCGAGAGCGAGCGGCACCCGGAGCGCCGCACCCAGGTGGTGCGGCGGGGCGGCCAGACGATGATGCTCGCCGGGCTGGCGGGCGCGGTGCCGGTGATCCTCGCGGCCCCGCTGCTGCTGCACGTCTTCGGCTCGGCGTACGCCGACCAGGGCGCCGACACGCTGCGGGTCCTGTCGCTGGGGGTGCTGGGCCTCGGCTTCAACTACTGGGTCGCGATGCGGCTGCGCATCGCCCACCGCCCGTTCGCGATGGTGGGGGCCCAGCTGGCGTGCGCCGCGCTGGTCCTCACGCTGTGCGTGCTCGCGGCCCCGCACGGCACGGTGTGGGTGGCGGCGGCGTGGGGGATCGGCCAGCTGCTGGGCGGCTCGGTGGGCTACGTGATCAGCCGGACGGTCGCGCCGCTGCGCGACCTCCCGCCGGTCGGGGCGACGACGGAGGAGACCGACGTGGTGGGACCGGTGACCGCGCTGTGA
- the ispD gene encoding 2-C-methyl-D-erythritol 4-phosphate cytidylyltransferase → MTPAPNVVVILAGGVGQRMGLEVPKQLLKVAGRTILEHTVAAFEAHPAVDEILLAMAEGHLDSARQIVKAGGYGKVVDIIEGGATRTETTSKALAAIRHQDGNVLFHDAVRPLVTARIITDCFEALATHAAVDVAIPSADTIIEVDDDQTIRDIPPRARLRRGQTPQGFRLPVIRAAYDVALRDPDLQATDDCTIVMRYSPGTPVYVVPGDERNLKVTEPIDLVLADKLFQLSAQDQPPLLGDAAYAEALTGRVMVVFGGSYGIGQTIGDLATSYGAHVRAFSRSITRTHVERRDEVRAAIAEVLAEHGRIDYVVNAAAVLPRGDLVDATDELVHSSTDVNYLGPIFVAQESFEALAETEGSLLLFTSSSYTRGRAGYALYSSAKAAVVNLTQALADEWSGAGVRVNCINPERTATPMRKKAFGDEPPGTLLEAEDVARSSLTVLISRDTGHIIDLRRETPFE, encoded by the coding sequence ATGACCCCTGCGCCCAACGTCGTCGTGATCCTCGCCGGCGGCGTCGGCCAGCGCATGGGGCTCGAGGTCCCCAAGCAGCTGCTCAAGGTCGCCGGGCGGACGATCCTCGAGCACACCGTCGCCGCCTTCGAGGCGCACCCGGCCGTCGACGAGATCCTGCTCGCGATGGCCGAGGGTCACCTCGACTCCGCGCGGCAGATCGTCAAGGCGGGCGGCTACGGCAAGGTCGTCGACATCATCGAGGGCGGCGCCACCCGCACCGAGACCACCTCCAAGGCGCTGGCCGCGATCCGGCACCAGGACGGCAACGTGCTGTTCCATGACGCGGTCCGCCCGCTGGTCACCGCCCGGATCATCACCGACTGCTTCGAGGCCCTCGCGACCCACGCGGCCGTCGACGTCGCCATCCCCTCCGCCGACACGATCATCGAGGTCGACGACGACCAGACGATCCGCGACATCCCCCCGCGCGCCCGTCTCCGTCGCGGGCAGACCCCGCAGGGCTTCCGGCTGCCGGTCATCCGCGCGGCGTACGACGTGGCGCTGCGCGACCCCGACCTCCAGGCGACCGACGACTGCACGATCGTGATGCGCTACAGCCCCGGCACGCCGGTGTACGTCGTCCCCGGCGACGAGCGCAACCTGAAGGTCACCGAGCCGATCGACCTCGTGCTGGCCGACAAGCTGTTCCAGCTCAGCGCCCAGGACCAGCCGCCGCTGCTCGGCGACGCGGCGTACGCCGAGGCGCTCACCGGCAGGGTGATGGTCGTCTTCGGCGGCTCCTACGGCATCGGGCAGACGATCGGCGACCTCGCCACGTCGTACGGCGCCCACGTGCGGGCCTTCAGCCGCTCGATCACCCGCACCCACGTCGAGCGGCGCGACGAGGTCCGAGCGGCGATCGCGGAGGTGCTCGCCGAGCACGGGCGGATCGACTACGTCGTCAACGCCGCCGCGGTGCTGCCCCGCGGTGACCTGGTCGACGCCACCGACGAGCTGGTCCACAGCTCGACCGATGTGAACTACCTCGGCCCGATCTTCGTCGCCCAGGAGTCCTTCGAGGCACTGGCCGAGACCGAGGGGTCCCTCCTGCTGTTCACCTCCAGCTCCTACACCCGCGGGCGGGCCGGCTACGCGCTCTACTCCTCCGCCAAGGCCGCGGTCGTCAACCTCACCCAGGCGCTGGCCGACGAGTGGAGCGGCGCCGGGGTGCGGGTCAACTGCATCAACCCCGAGCGGACGGCGACGCCGATGCGCAAGAAGGCGTTCGGCGACGAGCCGCCCGGCACGCTGCTCGAGGCCGAGGACGTGGCGCGCTCGTCGCTGACCGTGCTGATCTCGCGCGACACCGGGCACATCATCGACCTGCGGCGCGAGACGCCGTTCGAGTGA
- a CDS encoding CDP-glycerol glycerophosphotransferase family protein — MTRVRNALIVLAQWGVRVGLRVLSGMVPQARQVLVSGFPETEGNATETLAALLRRYDGRVVWLREPSGPHADLPDHPRLAVRDKASLGGVWAYLRAEAVFFTHGLYGSPRPSRRKPLVNLWHGDGPKATRPGKGAGSLIPSTYLVSGTRLFGELKAKAFEIPVDRLLVTGNPRTDLLWRPPSPDALASLGITGDFVLWMPTFRSTAATGVTRAWTEGGARVGVDDVAPLLDHLASRGMQLVVKPHPLDAEDRRGPGVVTVTNDDLARLGVPLYSLMGAASGLVTDYSSVWVDFLLLDRPMAFFVPDRDTYSRGLAPADVLDWLPGELVGDTEPYARFAADLDAGGRLDAAVRKDVADRIGLARTRVAADDLLDALVGRGVLHL, encoded by the coding sequence GTGACGCGGGTGCGCAACGCGCTGATCGTGCTCGCGCAGTGGGGCGTGCGCGTCGGTCTGCGGGTGCTGTCGGGGATGGTGCCGCAGGCGCGGCAGGTGCTCGTGTCCGGCTTCCCCGAGACCGAGGGCAACGCGACCGAGACGCTCGCCGCGCTGCTGCGGCGCTACGACGGCCGGGTGGTGTGGCTGCGCGAGCCGTCCGGGCCGCACGCGGACCTGCCCGACCACCCGCGGCTCGCCGTACGCGACAAGGCGTCGCTGGGTGGGGTCTGGGCCTACCTCCGCGCCGAGGCGGTGTTCTTCACCCACGGCCTCTACGGCAGCCCGCGGCCCTCGCGCCGCAAGCCGCTGGTCAACCTGTGGCACGGGGACGGCCCCAAGGCGACGCGGCCCGGCAAGGGCGCCGGCTCGCTCATCCCGAGCACCTACCTCGTCTCCGGGACGCGGCTGTTCGGCGAGCTCAAGGCGAAGGCCTTCGAGATCCCGGTCGACCGGCTGCTCGTCACGGGCAACCCGCGCACCGACCTGCTGTGGCGCCCGCCGTCGCCGGATGCCCTTGCCTCGTTGGGGATCACCGGTGACTTCGTGCTGTGGATGCCGACCTTCCGGTCGACCGCGGCGACCGGCGTCACCCGGGCCTGGACCGAGGGCGGGGCGCGGGTGGGCGTGGACGACGTGGCCCCGCTGCTCGACCACCTCGCCTCACGCGGGATGCAGCTGGTGGTGAAGCCGCATCCGCTCGACGCGGAGGACCGCCGCGGCCCGGGCGTCGTCACGGTCACCAACGACGACCTCGCGCGGCTCGGCGTGCCGCTCTACTCCCTGATGGGTGCCGCCTCCGGCCTGGTCACCGACTACTCCAGCGTGTGGGTCGACTTCCTGCTGCTCGACCGGCCGATGGCGTTCTTCGTGCCCGACCGCGACACCTACTCCCGCGGGCTGGCCCCGGCGGACGTCCTCGACTGGCTGCCGGGCGAGCTGGTCGGCGACACCGAGCCCTATGCGCGCTTCGCCGCCGACCTCGACGCCGGCGGCCGCCTCGACGCGGCTGTGCGCAAGGACGTGGCCGACCGGATCGGCCTGGCCCGGACCCGCGTGGCGGCCGACGACCTCCTCGACGCGCTGGTCGGGCGAGGCGTCCTCCACCTCTGA
- a CDS encoding acyltransferase family protein, with amino-acid sequence MPSSRFAYLDGIRAVAITCVVALHWLLWYSPLFHGGSIGVDLFFVLSGFIITTVLWRTPTTGTAARAWTSFVRRRVVRLYPALIGLVVGSVVLYALIPAGGVAGGEVGRRGALVLAQTSSIWTAQQDGSFLFSGIKPFGHTWSLAVEWYFYLLWPAVVLVARRRGWAPARLAAASAVVGIACYVLTLPLNAFWFYYGPTARFGELLAGGALALAMQSRPADAPPLRLPARLPVVALGAVGLWTLLGPDADSDPYRYVGLPLGVAAALVLVVNGYTAAPGPVHRLLSHPWVAYLGRLSYSLYLWHFVPFLLLADVALPKPVLGLAAVAMTVALTLASYYLLEKPFLRPRSDVLGPRRTAPAKRSLVEQGSAG; translated from the coding sequence ATGCCGAGCTCCCGCTTCGCCTACCTCGATGGGATCCGTGCGGTCGCCATCACCTGCGTGGTCGCGCTGCACTGGCTGCTCTGGTACTCCCCGCTCTTCCACGGCGGCTCCATCGGCGTCGACCTCTTCTTCGTCCTCAGCGGCTTCATCATCACCACCGTCCTGTGGCGCACCCCGACCACCGGCACGGCCGCGCGCGCGTGGACGTCGTTCGTCCGGCGGCGCGTCGTCCGCCTCTACCCGGCGCTCATCGGGCTGGTCGTGGGGTCGGTCGTGCTCTACGCGCTCATCCCCGCCGGCGGCGTCGCCGGTGGCGAGGTGGGCCGCCGCGGCGCCCTGGTCCTGGCCCAGACCTCGTCGATCTGGACCGCGCAGCAGGACGGCAGCTTCCTCTTCTCCGGCATCAAGCCGTTCGGGCACACCTGGTCCCTGGCGGTGGAGTGGTACTTCTACCTGCTCTGGCCGGCCGTCGTCCTCGTCGCCCGTCGCCGCGGGTGGGCGCCCGCCCGTCTCGCTGCCGCCAGCGCGGTCGTCGGAATCGCCTGCTACGTCCTGACGCTGCCGCTCAACGCGTTCTGGTTCTACTACGGCCCCACCGCCCGCTTCGGCGAGCTGCTCGCCGGCGGCGCGCTGGCCCTCGCCATGCAGTCCCGGCCGGCCGACGCTCCCCCGCTGCGCCTGCCCGCCCGGCTGCCTGTCGTCGCGCTCGGTGCCGTCGGCCTCTGGACGCTCCTCGGGCCGGACGCGGACAGCGACCCCTACCGGTACGTCGGGCTGCCGCTCGGCGTGGCCGCCGCGCTCGTGCTCGTGGTCAACGGCTACACCGCCGCCCCCGGCCCCGTGCACAGGTTGCTCAGCCACCCGTGGGTGGCCTACCTCGGCCGGCTCAGCTACAGCCTCTACCTGTGGCACTTCGTGCCGTTCCTGCTGCTCGCCGACGTCGCCCTGCCCAAGCCCGTGCTGGGGCTCGCCGCGGTGGCGATGACCGTGGCGCTGACGCTGGCGAGCTACTACCTGCTGGAGAAGCCGTTCCTCAGGCCGCGCTCGGACGTGCTCGGCCCCCGGCGTACGGCGCCGGCGAAGCGCTCCCTGGTCGAGCAGGGCTCGGCCGGCTGA